A window from Sphingopyxis alaskensis RB2256 encodes these proteins:
- the pgsA gene encoding CDP-diacylglycerol--glycerol-3-phosphate 3-phosphatidyltransferase, whose translation MLSLPNILTLSRILAVPILLFLLWPGVTEGSHQPRPIDYALAFGLYCLMGITDYFDGYVARARGTVSRLGIFLDPIADKIMIAAVILLLVFTRDIDGWHVIAALVILLREIIVSGLREFLATLQVSMPVTQLAKWKTTFQLVAFGALILAGALPAMAWIKTVGLASLWGAAVLTLVTGWDYLRVGLKHMD comes from the coding sequence ATGCTGAGCCTTCCGAACATTTTGACGCTGTCGCGAATCCTGGCGGTGCCCATCCTGCTCTTCCTGCTGTGGCCGGGCGTGACCGAAGGGTCGCACCAGCCCAGGCCGATCGATTATGCACTGGCGTTCGGCCTCTATTGCCTGATGGGCATTACCGATTATTTCGACGGCTATGTCGCCCGTGCGCGCGGCACCGTGTCGCGGCTGGGCATCTTTCTTGACCCCATCGCCGACAAGATCATGATCGCGGCGGTGATCCTGCTGCTCGTCTTCACGCGCGACATCGACGGGTGGCACGTCATCGCCGCGCTTGTCATCCTGCTGCGCGAAATCATCGTGTCGGGGCTGCGCGAGTTTCTTGCGACCTTGCAGGTGTCGATGCCGGTGACGCAGCTTGCCAAATGGAAAACGACCTTCCAGCTTGTCGCCTTTGGCGCGCTGATCCTTGCGGGGGCGCTGCCCGCAATGGCGTGGATCAAGACGGTCGGGCTGGCGTCGTTGTGGGGGGCGGCGGTGCTGACGCTGGTAACCGGCTGGGATTATCTGCGCGTCGGCCTGAAGCATATGGACTGA
- a CDS encoding NAD(P)H-dependent flavin oxidoreductase: protein MQSPICAMLGIEFPLLAFSHCRDVVVAVSKAGGMGVFGAAALPPERLEEELAWIDAHIGGRPYGVDLIVPNSFAGKGEAASSGAAQIPESHLKFAADLLGRFDVDASGLETAMEARQSFGDNMHEEGAARLLEVAFRHPIKLIANALGVPPPLMLELGKRHNVPVAALVGTRDHALAQVRAGVDILVVAGGEAGGHCGEVATMVLVPEVAAALDAIGDTTPILAAGGIVTGRQMAAAMAMGAHGAWTGSVWLTTAEAETNPVVKEKLLAASARDTVRSKSRTGKPSRQLRSPWTDAWEAEGAPKPLPMPLQSLVSEPALRKVDKLAEGGHEGAKALATYWVGQGVGLMNEAMGAGQVVQAFKQDWIVACERLNGFLEE, encoded by the coding sequence ATGCAGTCCCCCATTTGCGCGATGCTCGGCATCGAATTCCCGCTGCTCGCCTTTTCGCACTGCCGCGACGTCGTCGTCGCGGTGTCGAAAGCGGGTGGCATGGGCGTGTTCGGCGCGGCTGCGCTGCCGCCCGAACGGCTGGAAGAAGAGCTGGCGTGGATCGACGCGCATATCGGCGGCCGCCCCTATGGCGTCGACCTGATCGTCCCCAACAGCTTTGCGGGCAAGGGCGAAGCAGCCTCGTCCGGCGCCGCGCAGATTCCCGAATCCCACCTGAAGTTCGCCGCCGATCTGCTCGGAAGGTTCGATGTCGATGCGAGCGGCCTCGAGACTGCGATGGAAGCGCGGCAGAGCTTTGGCGACAATATGCACGAAGAAGGCGCCGCAAGGCTGCTCGAGGTCGCTTTCCGCCATCCGATCAAGCTGATCGCCAATGCGCTGGGCGTCCCGCCGCCGCTGATGCTCGAACTCGGCAAGCGCCACAACGTCCCGGTCGCCGCGCTTGTCGGCACGCGCGACCATGCGCTGGCGCAGGTGCGCGCGGGGGTGGACATCCTTGTCGTCGCGGGCGGCGAAGCGGGCGGCCATTGCGGCGAGGTCGCGACGATGGTGCTCGTGCCCGAAGTCGCAGCGGCGCTCGACGCGATCGGCGACACGACGCCGATTCTCGCGGCGGGCGGCATCGTCACCGGGCGCCAGATGGCGGCGGCGATGGCGATGGGCGCCCACGGCGCGTGGACCGGATCGGTCTGGCTGACGACCGCCGAAGCCGAGACCAACCCGGTGGTGAAGGAAAAGCTGCTCGCCGCCTCGGCGCGCGACACGGTGCGCTCGAAGAGCCGTACCGGCAAGCCCTCGCGCCAGCTCCGCTCGCCGTGGACCGATGCGTGGGAAGCCGAAGGCGCGCCGAAACCGCTGCCGATGCCGCTCCAGTCGCTGGTCAGCGAACCCGCGCTGCGCAAGGTCGACAAGCTGGCGGAAGGCGGCCACGAGGGTGCAAAAGCACTCGCCACCTATTGGGTCGGCCAGGGTGTCGGGCTGATGAACGAGGCAATGGGCGCCGGACAGGTCGTGCAGGCGTTCAAGCAGGACTGGATCGTCGCGTGCGAGCGGCTGAACGGGTTTTTGGAAGAATAG
- the nadC gene encoding carboxylating nicotinate-nucleotide diphosphorylase gives MTQFPMPGFDLEAFVRATLAEDLGAGGDITSLATIPADARFDGVMDSRDAITVAGLPIAERFFRALDPAMEIEILAEEGAEVPAGSDVMRLSGNARAMLTAERSALNTVQHLSGIATMTRQYVDAIAGTGATLLDTRKTIPGLRVLEKYATRMGGAKNHRMGLWDAAMIKDNHVAVAGSVEEAVRRAVEAGIADIIVEVDRVAQVEPALVAGATHLLLDNMGLDDLRTSVAIVDGRVPTEASGGVRLDTIRAIAETGVTYVSVGRLTQSAPAADIGLDFALA, from the coding sequence ATGACCCAGTTTCCCATGCCCGGTTTCGACCTCGAGGCTTTCGTCCGTGCCACGCTGGCCGAGGATCTGGGCGCGGGGGGCGATATTACGTCGTTGGCGACGATCCCCGCCGATGCGCGCTTCGACGGTGTAATGGACAGCCGCGACGCGATCACCGTCGCCGGCCTGCCGATCGCCGAGCGATTCTTCCGCGCGCTCGATCCGGCGATGGAAATCGAGATCCTGGCCGAAGAGGGCGCAGAAGTTCCTGCGGGCAGCGATGTGATGCGCCTGTCGGGCAATGCGCGCGCGATGCTGACCGCCGAGCGGTCGGCGCTCAACACGGTGCAGCATCTGTCGGGGATCGCGACGATGACGCGCCAATATGTCGATGCGATCGCGGGAACAGGGGCGACGCTGCTCGACACGCGCAAGACGATACCCGGCCTGCGGGTGCTCGAAAAATATGCGACGCGGATGGGCGGGGCGAAGAATCACCGCATGGGCCTGTGGGACGCGGCGATGATCAAGGATAATCACGTCGCGGTCGCGGGATCGGTCGAGGAAGCGGTGCGGCGGGCGGTGGAGGCGGGAATCGCCGACATCATCGTTGAAGTCGACCGTGTGGCGCAGGTCGAACCGGCACTGGTCGCGGGAGCGACGCATCTGCTGCTCGACAATATGGGCCTCGACGATCTGCGCACCAGCGTCGCGATTGTCGATGGCAGGGTGCCGACCGAGGCGTCGGGCGGGGTGCGGCTCGACACGATCCGCGCGATCGCCGAAACGGGCGTCACCTATGTATCGGTCGGGCGCCTAACCCAGTCGGCGCCCGCGGCCGACATCGGGCTCGATTTTGCGCTGGCTTAG
- a CDS encoding MFS transporter — protein sequence MTGSIALLRQRRFLPLFVTQLLGAFNDNLFKNAMVLFVVYGVFNSEEQETLFSAVATGVFILPFFLLSALAGQLADTRDKARIIRIVKFCEILIMFVGGGGLILAWLGFAVHLIAIPLMMLALFAMGIHSTFFGPIKYAILPQHLKSDEVLAGTGLVEAGTYIAILAGTILAGVIEVEWAALGVVLVAAIGYWTGRKVPPAPPEHLETGIDWHIIRSSVALVRGTMHIPRLYLAILSISFFWTIGAVLFIQFPPLAKNILHADKSVASLFLAVFSIGIAIGSVAVNRLLKGEVSARYSPASVLVMALFVVAFYWVCRNWGVQPAGALYDIGGFLGHPGVVPLLASLLGIAVSGGMFVVPLYAFLTTTVPKDQTARTVAANNIVNSGAMVAGSLLAMGLGLAGVGVVDQLLMSAAMCLVSAWLAVKLHRACD from the coding sequence ATGACCGGCTCCATTGCGCTGTTGAGGCAACGCCGGTTCCTGCCCCTTTTCGTCACCCAGCTTCTCGGTGCATTCAACGACAATCTGTTCAAGAATGCGATGGTGCTGTTCGTCGTTTATGGCGTGTTCAACAGCGAGGAACAGGAAACGCTGTTCAGCGCGGTCGCCACCGGCGTCTTCATCCTGCCTTTCTTTCTCCTGTCGGCGCTGGCGGGGCAGCTGGCCGACACGCGCGACAAGGCACGGATCATCCGCATCGTCAAATTCTGCGAAATCCTGATCATGTTCGTCGGCGGCGGCGGGCTGATCCTGGCGTGGCTCGGTTTTGCGGTGCATCTCATCGCCATCCCGCTGATGATGCTTGCGTTGTTTGCGATGGGAATCCACTCGACCTTTTTCGGACCGATCAAATATGCGATCCTGCCACAACACCTCAAAAGCGACGAGGTGCTGGCGGGCACCGGGCTGGTCGAGGCGGGGACCTATATCGCGATTCTCGCCGGAACGATCCTTGCCGGGGTGATCGAGGTCGAATGGGCGGCGCTCGGCGTCGTGCTGGTCGCCGCGATCGGTTACTGGACGGGGCGCAAGGTGCCCCCGGCGCCGCCCGAGCATCTGGAAACGGGGATCGACTGGCATATCATACGCTCGTCCGTCGCGCTCGTGCGCGGCACGATGCATATCCCGCGCCTCTATCTCGCGATCTTGTCGATCAGCTTTTTCTGGACGATCGGCGCCGTGCTGTTCATCCAGTTTCCGCCGCTCGCCAAGAATATCCTCCACGCCGACAAAAGTGTCGCCAGCCTCTTCCTCGCCGTCTTCTCGATCGGGATCGCGATCGGCTCGGTCGCGGTGAACCGGTTGCTGAAGGGCGAGGTGTCGGCGCGCTACAGCCCGGCGAGCGTGCTCGTCATGGCGCTGTTCGTCGTCGCCTTTTACTGGGTGTGCCGCAACTGGGGTGTGCAACCCGCGGGGGCGTTGTACGACATCGGCGGCTTCCTTGGACACCCCGGTGTCGTGCCGCTCCTCGCCAGCCTGCTCGGCATAGCCGTCAGCGGCGGCATGTTTGTCGTTCCGCTCTATGCCTTTCTGACCACCACCGTGCCCAAGGACCAGACCGCGCGCACTGTCGCCGCGAACAATATCGTCAATTCGGGCGCGATGGTTGCGGGTTCGCTGCTCGCGATGGGGCTCGGCCTCGCGGGCGTCGGCGTCGTCGACCAGTTGCTGATGAGCGCCGCCATGTGCCTGGTCTCCGCGTGGCTCGCGGTCAAGCTGCACCGGGCGTGCGATTAG
- a CDS encoding ribonuclease T2 family protein — protein MRWLSAAALTLMPVAAQAQALACSVPDRIPVPRLEQPRRGEPVRRPPVTGYLLAMSWSPQHCAGVRDPKGARDAFQCSGEHGRFGWVLHGLWPESDDADYPQWCRPAKIVPQPVLKKHLCMTPSVQLLQHEWAKHGTCMSRHPAAYFRAAGLLFRAVRFPDMRALASRRQTAGSVRRAFAAINRGVTPAMIAVTSDRQGWLKEVRLCLGPRMKPTPCKSFQIGVRDGRALRIRPMPEPRR, from the coding sequence TTGCGCTGGCTTAGTGCCGCCGCGTTGACGCTGATGCCCGTCGCGGCGCAGGCGCAGGCGCTAGCCTGCTCGGTGCCCGATCGGATTCCCGTGCCGCGCCTCGAACAGCCGCGCCGGGGCGAACCCGTGCGGCGGCCGCCGGTCACCGGCTATCTGCTGGCCATGAGCTGGTCGCCGCAGCATTGCGCCGGCGTCCGCGATCCAAAGGGCGCGCGCGACGCTTTTCAATGTTCGGGCGAACATGGCCGCTTCGGCTGGGTGCTGCACGGGCTGTGGCCCGAAAGCGACGATGCGGATTATCCGCAATGGTGTCGCCCGGCGAAGATCGTGCCGCAGCCGGTGCTGAAAAAACATCTGTGCATGACGCCGTCGGTGCAGTTGCTCCAGCACGAATGGGCGAAGCACGGGACGTGCATGAGCCGGCACCCCGCCGCCTATTTCCGCGCCGCCGGGCTGTTGTTCCGCGCGGTGCGCTTTCCCGACATGCGGGCGCTGGCGTCGCGGCGGCAGACCGCGGGCAGCGTGCGCCGCGCCTTTGCCGCGATCAATCGGGGCGTCACCCCGGCGATGATCGCCGTGACGTCCGACCGCCAGGGATGGCTGAAAGAGGTGCGATTGTGCCTGGGGCCGCGCATGAAGCCGACGCCATGCAAATCCTTTCAGATCGGCGTCAGGGATGGCCGCGCGCTGCGCATTCGTCCTATGCCGGAGCCCCGGCGCTGA
- a CDS encoding hydrogen peroxide-inducible genes activator, protein MQNYLPSLKQMQYLVALHEHGHFGRAADACNVTQSTLSAGIRELETLLGQTLVERTRRVVRFTALGNKIVEKAHRVLREAEELADMAAAASAPLVGELRMSVIPTIAPFLLPGLLPRLRKERPSLKLFLREEPSAQACESLHHGAVDCVLLALPYACGDVESEELFDDALFVAFPGDQSEDLPATVSADQIDPAQMLMLEDGHCLKDHALAACNRPELRAGARMMGTSLHTLVQMVDNGLGITMLPQMAIEAGILDHTDIDTRPLDSAHDWRTIALVWRKGSPRAEEFRMLADIFRKHQAG, encoded by the coding sequence ATGCAAAATTACCTGCCTTCACTCAAACAGATGCAATATCTCGTGGCGCTGCACGAACATGGTCATTTCGGCCGCGCCGCCGATGCGTGCAATGTCACCCAGTCGACGCTGTCGGCAGGCATCCGCGAACTGGAAACCTTGCTGGGGCAAACGCTCGTCGAGCGCACGCGCCGCGTCGTGCGCTTCACCGCGCTCGGCAACAAGATCGTCGAGAAGGCGCACCGCGTGCTGCGCGAGGCCGAGGAGCTTGCCGACATGGCCGCCGCTGCATCGGCGCCGCTCGTTGGCGAACTGCGCATGAGCGTCATCCCGACGATCGCGCCCTTCCTGCTCCCCGGCCTCCTTCCCCGGCTCCGCAAGGAGCGTCCGTCGCTCAAGCTGTTCCTGCGCGAAGAGCCAAGTGCGCAGGCGTGCGAGTCGCTTCACCACGGCGCCGTCGATTGCGTGCTGCTCGCGCTCCCCTATGCGTGCGGCGACGTCGAAAGCGAAGAATTGTTCGACGATGCGCTGTTCGTCGCCTTTCCCGGCGATCAGTCCGAAGACCTGCCCGCGACGGTCAGCGCCGACCAGATCGACCCTGCCCAGATGTTGATGCTAGAGGACGGGCATTGCCTGAAAGATCACGCACTCGCGGCGTGCAACCGTCCCGAACTGCGTGCCGGCGCGCGGATGATGGGCACTTCGCTGCACACGCTGGTGCAGATGGTCGACAACGGCCTTGGCATCACCATGCTGCCGCAAATGGCGATCGAGGCGGGCATCCTCGATCACACCGACATCGACACGCGCCCGCTCGATTCGGCGCATGACTGGCGAACGATCGCGCTCGTCTGGCGCAAGGGCAGCCCACGCGCCGAGGAGTTCCGCATGCTCGCCGATATTTTCAGGAAGCATCAGGCGGGATAG
- the tatC gene encoding twin-arginine translocase subunit TatC: MSDTAPDNPAEEDGAGGKMPLLDHLIELRSRLLKSLLAIALAFGVCFYFARPIFAILVQPLIAAGQGKLIYTQLFEAFFVEVKVAFFASMMIAFPVIANQLWKFVAPGLYRQEKRALLPFLFATPALFAVGASFAYFITIPLALRFLLGFQGDVGGVTQEALPSVGNYLDFTMQFIMAFGIAFLLPILLMLIERAGLVSRDQLISARRYMIVAAFAISAVATPPDILSQFLLAVPLILLYEFSIFAIWFTQRRRKTGAETAPVEPLEEA, encoded by the coding sequence ATGAGCGATACAGCGCCCGACAACCCGGCGGAGGAGGATGGCGCGGGCGGCAAGATGCCGCTGCTCGATCATCTGATCGAGCTTCGCTCGCGCTTGCTCAAATCCCTGCTCGCCATCGCGCTTGCCTTCGGCGTCTGCTTTTATTTCGCGCGGCCGATCTTTGCGATCCTCGTCCAGCCGTTGATCGCGGCGGGGCAGGGCAAGCTCATCTATACGCAGCTCTTCGAGGCTTTTTTCGTCGAGGTGAAGGTCGCCTTTTTCGCATCGATGATGATCGCCTTTCCGGTGATCGCGAACCAGCTTTGGAAATTCGTCGCACCGGGCCTCTATCGGCAGGAAAAGCGCGCGCTGCTGCCCTTTCTCTTCGCGACGCCGGCGCTCTTCGCAGTCGGGGCGTCCTTCGCCTATTTCATCACCATCCCGCTCGCGCTGCGCTTCCTGCTCGGTTTTCAGGGCGATGTCGGCGGGGTCACGCAGGAAGCCTTGCCGTCGGTCGGCAATTATCTGGACTTCACGATGCAGTTCATCATGGCGTTCGGAATCGCCTTTCTGTTGCCGATCCTGCTGATGCTCATCGAACGCGCGGGGCTGGTCAGCCGCGACCAGCTGATTTCGGCGCGCCGCTACATGATTGTTGCGGCCTTCGCCATTTCGGCCGTGGCGACGCCGCCCGATATCCTGAGCCAGTTCCTGCTCGCGGTGCCGCTGATCCTGCTTTACGAATTTTCGATCTTCGCGATCTGGTTCACCCAGCGCCGACGCAAAACAGGCGCCGAAACGGCGCCTGTCGAGCCTCTCGAAGAGGCTTAG
- a CDS encoding peptidylprolyl isomerase has product MSDTLTLSLSTGDVVIRLRPDLAPLHVERISTLAQQGFYDGVVFHRVIPGFMAQGGDPTGTGMGGSQLPDLPQEFNSEPHVRGVCSMARAQNPNSANSQFFICFEDARFLDNQYTVWGEVIEGMEHVDALPKGEPPREPGTIVKATIS; this is encoded by the coding sequence ATGTCCGATACCCTTACGCTTTCGCTGTCGACCGGCGACGTTGTCATCCGTCTGCGCCCCGACCTCGCCCCGTTGCACGTCGAGCGCATTTCGACGCTCGCACAGCAAGGCTTCTACGACGGTGTCGTCTTTCACCGCGTCATCCCCGGCTTCATGGCGCAGGGCGGCGACCCTACGGGAACCGGCATGGGCGGCAGCCAGCTTCCCGACCTGCCGCAGGAGTTCAACAGCGAGCCGCATGTCCGCGGCGTGTGCTCGATGGCTCGCGCGCAGAACCCGAACAGCGCGAACAGCCAGTTCTTCATCTGCTTCGAGGATGCCCGCTTCCTCGACAACCAGTATACCGTCTGGGGCGAAGTGATCGAAGGCATGGAACATGTCGATGCGCTGCCCAAGGGCGAACCGCCGCGCGAGCCGGGCACGATCGTCAAAGCGACGATTTCGTAA
- the mgtE gene encoding magnesium transporter — protein sequence MDEREESQRPEDVAIAEERDDFPLETELDEDDRLKPDFVRDVIGLAEAGEGEAARERIGRLHPADIADLFELARSDERPMLAAVLGDMLSADVLAEMNDYVREELIDLLAPEQVAELASELDTDDAVAIIEDMEADEQQAVLEAMQPEDRAAIEDALSFPEESAGRLMQRDLVAVPEHVTVGDVIDRLREDADLTSDFWEIFVVDPMHRPVGSCQLSWILRTPRDIAISDVMRREQTLIPVDMDQEEVALRFQKYALISAAVVDKAGRLVGMITVDDIVHIIQEEAGEDILRLSGAGDGDINEPIRETYTARVRWLIANLGTALVASTIVGLFGGAIEQMVALAALMPIVAGVGGNAGTQTLAVTVRALAMNQLTDSNSWRAIWREMTIALLNGATIALVAGTATALWFANPTLGAVIGAAMIVNIFVAGVAGVAIPLLLDRLDQDPAVASSIFVTMTTDSMGFLAFLGLAVLSGLTTL from the coding sequence ATGGACGAACGCGAAGAATCCCAGCGGCCCGAGGATGTGGCGATCGCGGAAGAGCGCGACGATTTTCCCCTCGAAACCGAACTGGACGAAGACGACCGGCTGAAACCCGATTTTGTGCGCGACGTGATCGGCCTCGCCGAAGCGGGTGAAGGCGAAGCGGCGCGCGAACGCATCGGCCGCCTGCACCCCGCCGACATCGCGGACCTGTTCGAACTCGCGCGCTCCGACGAGCGCCCGATGCTCGCCGCCGTGCTCGGCGACATGCTCTCCGCCGACGTGCTCGCGGAAATGAACGATTATGTGCGCGAGGAACTGATCGACCTCCTTGCGCCCGAGCAGGTCGCCGAACTCGCGTCCGAACTCGATACCGACGACGCCGTTGCGATCATCGAGGACATGGAAGCCGACGAGCAGCAGGCGGTGCTCGAGGCGATGCAACCCGAAGATCGCGCCGCGATCGAGGATGCGCTTTCCTTCCCTGAGGAATCGGCCGGCCGCCTGATGCAGCGCGACCTCGTCGCGGTGCCCGAGCATGTCACCGTCGGCGACGTGATTGACCGGCTGCGCGAGGACGCCGACCTGACCAGCGATTTCTGGGAAATCTTTGTCGTCGATCCGATGCACCGGCCGGTCGGCTCCTGCCAGCTGAGCTGGATCCTCCGCACCCCGCGCGACATTGCGATCAGCGACGTGATGAGGCGCGAACAGACGCTGATCCCCGTCGACATGGATCAGGAGGAGGTCGCACTGCGCTTTCAGAAATATGCGCTGATCTCCGCCGCGGTCGTCGACAAGGCGGGGCGCCTCGTCGGCATGATCACGGTCGACGACATCGTCCACATCATCCAGGAAGAGGCGGGAGAGGATATATTGCGCCTGTCGGGCGCAGGCGACGGCGACATCAACGAGCCGATCCGTGAAACCTACACGGCGCGCGTGCGCTGGCTGATCGCCAACCTCGGCACCGCGCTCGTCGCATCGACCATCGTTGGCCTGTTCGGAGGCGCGATCGAGCAGATGGTCGCGCTTGCCGCGCTGATGCCGATCGTCGCCGGGGTCGGCGGCAATGCGGGAACGCAAACGCTGGCCGTCACGGTGCGCGCGCTCGCGATGAACCAGCTGACCGATTCGAACAGCTGGCGCGCGATCTGGCGCGAAATGACGATCGCGCTGCTCAACGGCGCGACGATCGCGCTGGTGGCGGGAACGGCAACCGCCCTGTGGTTCGCAAATCCGACGCTCGGCGCCGTTATTGGCGCGGCGATGATCGTCAATATCTTCGTCGCGGGCGTCGCCGGGGTCGCGATCCCGCTATTGCTCGACCGGCTCGATCAGGACCCGGCGGTCGCCAGTTCGATCTTCGTGACGATGACCACCGATTCGATGGGATTTCTGGCCTTCCTCGGCCTCGCGGTGCTCAGTGGCCTGACGACGTTATAG
- a CDS encoding MoaD/ThiS family protein: protein MRLDLAYFAWVRERMGMAGETVELPPGIADVAALLGWLAARDERGASAFAEPHRIRAAIDGAMMGPDAPLAGAREVALFPPVTGG, encoded by the coding sequence ATGCGGCTCGATCTCGCCTATTTCGCCTGGGTGCGCGAGCGGATGGGGATGGCGGGCGAGACGGTCGAACTGCCGCCCGGAATCGCCGATGTCGCGGCGCTGCTCGGCTGGCTCGCGGCGCGTGACGAACGGGGTGCGTCGGCCTTTGCCGAACCGCACCGCATTCGCGCTGCGATCGACGGCGCGATGATGGGCCCCGACGCGCCGCTTGCGGGCGCGCGCGAGGTCGCGCTGTTCCCGCCGGTGACCGGCGGATGA
- a CDS encoding molybdenum cofactor biosynthesis protein MoaE, whose translation MIRVFVQTVPIAVGAEFDLHDAGGHGASASFIGRVRSDDGLTELFLEHHPTMTEAELASLAHAAVDRWKLGALTLIHRVGAMAPGETIVLVLASSRHRAEALAACEFLIDRLKTDVMLWKRETFADGRVAWVEEREGDRARAERWD comes from the coding sequence ATGATCCGCGTGTTCGTCCAGACTGTGCCGATCGCGGTCGGCGCAGAGTTCGATCTGCACGATGCGGGCGGGCACGGCGCGAGCGCAAGCTTTATCGGGCGTGTGCGCAGCGACGACGGATTGACCGAATTGTTCCTCGAACATCATCCGACGATGACCGAGGCGGAACTCGCCAGCCTCGCCCATGCGGCGGTCGATCGTTGGAAACTGGGCGCGCTGACGCTGATCCACCGTGTCGGTGCGATGGCGCCGGGCGAAACCATCGTGCTCGTCCTTGCGAGCAGCCGTCACCGCGCCGAAGCGCTGGCGGCATGCGAGTTTCTGATCGACCGGCTGAAGACCGACGTGATGCTGTGGAAGCGCGAGACCTTTGCCGACGGGCGCGTGGCGTGGGTCGAGGAACGCGAGGGCGATCGTGCGCGGGCGGAGCGGTGGGATTAG
- a CDS encoding entericidin A/B family lipoprotein gives MTGFRAILLALLASFLVAGCNTVKGVGRDIESVGEAGDRAI, from the coding sequence ATGACTGGTTTTCGTGCAATCCTCTTGGCCCTGCTCGCCAGCTTTCTGGTCGCTGGCTGCAATACGGTGAAGGGCGTCGGCCGCGACATCGAATCGGTCGGCGAAGCGGGCGACCGGGCCATCTGA